From Solwaraspora sp. WMMD1047, the proteins below share one genomic window:
- the moaA gene encoding GTP 3',8-cyclase MoaA: MTIPVHPAGGGPGPADRLGADLSGTGQPGADPSGTDPTAAGPLADRYGRVATDLRVSLTDRCNLRCTYCMPAEGLAWLPSSNVLTDEEIIRLVGIAVGRLGVTEVRFTGGEPLIRPGLPGIVAAVAALRPRPVLSLTTNGIGLARLAAPLRAAGLDRVNISLDTLDPGRFTELTRRPRLADVLAGMAAAADAGLNPVKINSVLMRGVNDGDAPALLRFALTHGYELRFIEQMPLDAQHGWDRSSMVTAEEILAALRAEFTLLPDPAERGGAPAETWLVDGATGPGGTPARVGIIGSVTRPFCGDCDRTRLTADGQVRNCLFATEESDLRGALRAGADDAELARRWRVAMRGKRAGHGIDDPSFLQPARPMSAIGG; the protein is encoded by the coding sequence ATGACCATCCCGGTTCACCCGGCGGGCGGCGGCCCGGGGCCGGCCGACCGGCTCGGGGCCGACCTGAGCGGGACCGGCCAGCCCGGGGCTGACCCGAGCGGGACTGACCCGACCGCCGCTGGGCCGCTTGCGGACCGGTATGGGCGGGTCGCCACCGATCTGCGGGTCTCCCTCACCGACCGGTGCAACCTGCGCTGCACGTACTGCATGCCGGCCGAGGGTCTGGCCTGGCTGCCGAGTTCGAACGTGCTCACCGACGAGGAGATCATCCGGCTGGTCGGGATCGCCGTCGGTCGGCTCGGCGTGACCGAGGTCCGGTTCACCGGTGGCGAGCCGCTGATCCGGCCCGGCCTGCCCGGCATCGTCGCGGCCGTCGCCGCGCTGCGGCCCCGCCCGGTGCTGTCGCTCACCACCAACGGCATCGGCCTGGCCCGGCTCGCGGCCCCGCTGCGCGCGGCCGGGCTGGACCGGGTCAACATCTCCCTCGACACACTCGACCCGGGCCGGTTCACCGAGCTGACCCGCCGCCCCCGGCTGGCCGACGTGCTCGCCGGGATGGCCGCGGCGGCCGACGCCGGGCTCAACCCAGTAAAGATCAACTCGGTGCTGATGCGCGGGGTCAACGACGGCGATGCGCCGGCGCTGCTCCGGTTCGCCCTCACCCACGGCTACGAGCTGCGTTTCATCGAGCAGATGCCGCTCGACGCCCAGCACGGCTGGGACCGGTCGTCGATGGTCACCGCCGAGGAGATCCTCGCCGCCCTGCGGGCCGAGTTCACCCTGCTGCCCGATCCCGCCGAGCGGGGCGGGGCACCCGCCGAGACCTGGCTGGTCGACGGCGCCACCGGACCGGGCGGCACCCCCGCCCGGGTGGGGATCATCGGCAGCGTCACCCGGCCGTTCTGCGGCGACTGCGACCGGACCCGGCTCACCGCCGACGGGCAGGTCCGCAACTGCCTCTTCGCCACCGAGGAATCGGACCTGCGGGGTGCGCTGCGGGCCGGCGCCGACGACGCCGAGCTGGCCCGCCGGTGGCGGGTGGCGATGCGGGGCAAGCGGGCCGGCCACGGCATCGACGACCCGAGCTTCCTGCAGCCGGCCCGCCCGATGTCCGCGATCGGCGGTTGA
- a CDS encoding GNAT family N-acetyltransferase has protein sequence MTDAVIRPYRPADHGAGRQLWVELIEQHRTLYDDPGYGGADPGSAFEEYLTRLDLAGVWVAEAPGAGVVGLVGLIVSEAGGRVEPVVVAARARGRGIGRALLAQVAEVARNRGLARLTVTPESRNVEALRCLHSAGYDVLSAIELTLDLRNAFDARQEGIDLHGLRYRS, from the coding sequence ATGACCGATGCCGTGATCCGTCCCTACCGGCCGGCCGACCATGGCGCGGGCCGCCAGCTCTGGGTCGAGTTGATCGAGCAGCATCGGACCCTGTACGACGACCCGGGCTACGGCGGCGCCGACCCGGGCTCGGCCTTCGAGGAGTACCTGACCAGGCTGGATCTGGCCGGGGTCTGGGTGGCCGAGGCGCCGGGCGCCGGGGTGGTCGGCCTGGTGGGTCTGATCGTCTCCGAGGCCGGCGGCCGGGTCGAGCCGGTGGTGGTGGCTGCCCGCGCGCGCGGTCGGGGCATCGGCCGGGCGCTGCTCGCCCAGGTAGCCGAGGTGGCCCGCAACCGCGGCCTGGCTCGGCTGACGGTGACCCCTGAGTCCCGCAACGTCGAGGCGCTGCGCTGCCTGCACTCCGCCGGCTACGACGTGCTCTCCGCGATCGAGTTGACCCTCGACCTGCGCAACGCCTTCGACGCCCGCCAAGAGGGCATCGACCTACACGGCCTGCGCTACCGCTCCTAG
- a CDS encoding fructosamine kinase family protein, with amino-acid sequence MDLAYLRAHPGQLPTFLTHQRIRETPVSGGDICTASRLTLDDGSSLFTKSWPDSAADVVPEGFFSAEAAGLRWLAEAGAVPVPDVIVALPDLLALEWVEPGSPSPTAAARFGRELAAMHQAGAPSFGADWPGFIGALPQENSPSAGPWPRWFAERRLAPYLKISADRGALAAADVALVERVISNIDGYGGSEPPARIHGDLWPGNLLWGAEGRVWLVDPAAHGGHRETDLAQLALFGGAPHLPVILDAYQQIWPLADGWQDRVAVHQLHLLLVHTALFGGGYRDAVRTAAGTALRR; translated from the coding sequence ATGGACCTGGCGTACCTGCGCGCGCATCCGGGACAGCTGCCCACCTTCCTCACCCACCAGCGAATCCGGGAGACGCCGGTCAGCGGCGGTGACATCTGCACCGCCAGCCGCCTCACCCTCGACGACGGCAGCTCACTGTTCACCAAGAGCTGGCCGGACAGCGCGGCGGACGTCGTACCGGAGGGGTTCTTCAGCGCCGAGGCCGCCGGGCTGCGTTGGCTGGCCGAGGCCGGGGCGGTGCCGGTGCCGGACGTCATCGTGGCGCTGCCGGACCTGCTCGCCCTGGAGTGGGTCGAGCCCGGGAGCCCCAGCCCGACCGCGGCGGCCCGGTTCGGCCGCGAACTGGCCGCCATGCACCAGGCCGGGGCGCCGAGCTTCGGCGCCGACTGGCCCGGTTTCATCGGCGCGCTGCCGCAGGAGAACAGCCCGTCGGCCGGACCGTGGCCGCGCTGGTTCGCCGAGCGCCGGCTGGCGCCGTACCTGAAAATCTCGGCCGACCGCGGCGCGCTCGCCGCGGCGGACGTCGCGCTGGTCGAACGCGTGATCTCCAACATCGACGGGTACGGGGGCAGCGAGCCGCCCGCCCGGATCCATGGCGACCTGTGGCCGGGGAACCTGCTCTGGGGTGCCGAGGGGCGGGTCTGGTTGGTCGACCCGGCCGCACACGGCGGGCACCGGGAGACCGATCTGGCCCAGCTCGCGCTCTTCGGCGGCGCCCCGCACCTGCCGGTGATCCTCGACGCCTACCAGCAGATCTGGCCGCTGGCCGACGGCTGGCAGGACCGCGTCGCCGTGCACCAACTGCACCTGCTGCTGGTGCACACCGCACTGTTCGGCGGCGGCTACCGGGACGCGGTCCGGACCGCCGCCGGCACCGCCCTACGACGCTGA
- a CDS encoding recombinase family protein — MGERVPVAGLIRVSTDDLQDPVGSAIRQMNNNLAALPAGWEIDLWFIDIESGRMEFDERGTGTAHLRFDLPVERAGGLADLLEEAKRPNCRFAAVICENAERMARYVYFNTRIEYELARHGIELFASDEPIDLHGKKAAKVLLRRIKQAVGEWTAINTFEQAWDGLKTHTTSGYNIGRAPYGYRTQPHKEGERVKSKLVVDKARGPVVTQIFRWRVDDEYTYGQIAARLNANLDRYPPPEPLRKDTAVGCWTWESVRNLLHNPKYTGHMVWNRTTTRTGVTLRRKRTHRPNPIDQWVWSPTETHTALVSLSDFRAAATVADRQRGHRPGHEANTHPATKNTYLLRGYLRHEQCQRRMPGTLRGDRTYYYCRGPRNTRGEKLMADHPGTIYIREDILLPAITGVIAERVFGPHRRQHLAAQHAAAPRHLAEAHAEAIAATTRTLDDITTRQDSIGAELEETPVDNKAWRTNLRDRFNNLETRRIETEARLAELTATQPVINTDDVALLDAMPQVEASLASLPEQLQRQLFDILNLEVRLPNAQQAHIKITLTADTPRSIFDGSISAVEPLRRQTTEPSGKAAKSDITDIVKRDDAGLAAPATMQRLNVGVPRCDRSVRAGGAMLVAQSAVTNPRSSTAQSATITKLRPGTRDQLMQSRAFGFGTGTFQLLITRNRARLGAVAQAV; from the coding sequence ATGGGCGAGCGGGTACCTGTCGCCGGTCTGATCCGGGTATCCACCGACGACCTGCAAGATCCGGTCGGCTCGGCCATCCGGCAGATGAACAACAACCTCGCCGCACTTCCCGCCGGCTGGGAGATCGACCTGTGGTTTATCGACATCGAGTCTGGGCGGATGGAGTTCGATGAGCGCGGCACCGGGACCGCGCACCTACGCTTCGACCTGCCCGTCGAACGCGCGGGCGGGCTGGCGGATCTGCTGGAGGAGGCGAAGCGGCCCAACTGCCGCTTCGCCGCCGTCATCTGCGAGAACGCCGAACGGATGGCACGCTACGTCTACTTCAACACCCGCATCGAGTACGAACTGGCCCGCCACGGCATCGAACTGTTCGCCTCCGATGAACCAATCGACCTGCACGGCAAGAAGGCCGCCAAGGTCCTCCTGCGCCGCATCAAGCAGGCCGTCGGCGAGTGGACCGCGATCAACACCTTCGAACAAGCCTGGGACGGCCTGAAGACCCACACCACCTCCGGGTACAACATCGGCCGCGCCCCCTACGGCTACCGCACCCAACCTCACAAGGAAGGCGAACGGGTCAAGTCCAAACTCGTCGTGGACAAGGCCCGCGGGCCGGTCGTCACCCAGATCTTCCGATGGCGGGTCGACGACGAGTACACCTACGGACAGATCGCCGCCCGGCTCAACGCCAACCTGGACCGGTACCCGCCACCGGAGCCACTCCGTAAGGACACCGCAGTGGGCTGCTGGACCTGGGAGTCGGTCCGCAACCTGCTCCACAACCCGAAGTACACCGGCCACATGGTGTGGAACCGCACCACCACCCGCACCGGTGTCACTCTCCGGCGAAAAAGAACCCACCGCCCCAACCCGATCGACCAATGGGTTTGGTCACCCACCGAAACCCACACGGCCCTGGTATCTCTGTCGGACTTCCGCGCCGCCGCCACGGTCGCCGACCGGCAACGCGGGCACCGACCCGGCCACGAGGCCAACACCCACCCCGCCACCAAGAATACCTACCTGCTGCGTGGCTACCTCCGCCACGAACAATGCCAGCGGCGCATGCCAGGCACCCTGCGAGGCGACCGCACCTACTACTACTGCCGGGGACCCCGCAACACCCGAGGTGAAAAACTCATGGCTGACCACCCCGGGACCATCTACATCCGGGAAGACATCCTCCTGCCCGCCATCACCGGTGTCATCGCCGAGCGGGTCTTCGGACCCCACCGGCGTCAACACCTCGCAGCCCAACACGCCGCCGCCCCCCGCCACCTCGCCGAAGCACACGCCGAAGCCATCGCCGCCACCACCCGCACCCTCGACGACATCACCACACGGCAAGACAGCATCGGCGCCGAACTAGAGGAGACACCCGTCGACAACAAGGCATGGCGCACGAACCTGCGGGACCGATTCAACAACCTCGAAACCCGCCGGATCGAAACCGAAGCCCGACTCGCCGAACTAACCGCCACCCAACCGGTCATCAACACCGACGATGTCGCCCTACTCGACGCCATGCCCCAGGTTGAGGCATCCCTCGCCAGCCTGCCTGAGCAGCTACAACGCCAACTATTTGACATCCTCAACCTTGAGGTACGCCTACCCAACGCCCAACAAGCCCACATCAAGATCACGCTCACGGCAGACACGCCAAGGTCCATCTTTGACGGGAGCATCTCCGCAGTTGAACCCCTCCGCCGTCAGACAACAGAACCATCTGGAAAAGCCGCTAAATCTGACATAACAGATATCGTCAAACGTGACGATGCAGGGCTAGCCGCCCCAGCGACAATGCAGCGTCTCAACGTCGGCGTTCCGAGATGTGACCGCAGTGTTCGAGCTGGCGGGGCCATGCTCGTGGCGCAGTCAGCCGTCACGAACCCACGGTCTTCTACGGCTCAAAGCGCCACGATCACGAAGCTTCGCCCGGGCACCCGTGATCAATTGATGCAAAGTCGCGCCTTCGGCTTCGGAACCGGGACTTTTCAACTGTTGATCACGAGGAACCGAGCGCGGCTAGGAGCGGTAGCGCAGGCCGTGTAG
- a CDS encoding tetratricopeptide repeat protein, producing MMTIAQWVEVHRLAVAGREAVIARDVGRQVARVWLSRSRFADIAVLANATLTLGPDAGAFYDLGWAQSSTGQPRQALASYEQALHLYREARDRGGEAATLSNIGAVYDRLGDRQQALTYYHQALPIRREVGDRAGEAATLNNIGAVYDRLGDRQQALTYYQQAISIQREVGDRAGEATTLNNIGLVYNGLGDRQQALTYYQQALPIQREVGDRAGEATTLNNIGAVYDGLGDRQQALTYYQQALPIRREVGDRAGEATTLNNIGHVYDGLGDRQQALTYYHQALPTLRELGDRAREAATLTNIGNVYDGLGDRQQALTYYHQALPIQREVGDRAGEAATLNNIGHVYDGLGDRQQALTYYHQALPIQREVGDRAGEATTRYNIATIHRAEGNLDRAISQLELVIDLDRQIGHSDLASDTATLEQIRQEREKTRKTKLSPHPLD from the coding sequence ATGATGACTATCGCTCAATGGGTGGAGGTGCACCGGCTGGCGGTGGCGGGCCGGGAGGCGGTGATCGCCCGGGATGTCGGGAGACAGGTGGCGAGGGTGTGGCTGAGCCGGTCCCGGTTCGCCGATATCGCGGTCCTCGCGAACGCGACGTTGACTCTCGGCCCGGACGCCGGCGCTTTCTATGATCTGGGGTGGGCCCAATCCTCCACAGGCCAACCCCGGCAGGCCCTGGCCAGCTACGAGCAGGCCCTGCACCTGTACCGCGAGGCCAGAGATCGCGGCGGCGAAGCAGCCACCCTCTCCAACATCGGCGCCGTGTATGACCGGCTCGGGGATCGGCAGCAGGCCCTGACCTACTACCACCAGGCCCTGCCCATCCGGCGGGAGGTCGGCGACCGCGCCGGCGAAGCCGCCACCCTCAACAACATCGGCGCCGTGTACGACCGGCTCGGGGATCGGCAGCAGGCCCTGACCTACTACCAGCAGGCAATCTCTATCCAGCGGGAGGTCGGCGACCGCGCCGGCGAAGCCACCACCCTCAACAACATCGGCCTCGTGTACAACGGGCTCGGGGACCGGCAGCAGGCCCTGACCTACTACCAGCAGGCCCTGCCCATCCAGCGGGAGGTCGGCGACCGCGCCGGCGAAGCCACCACCCTCAACAACATCGGCGCCGTGTACGACGGGCTCGGGGATCGGCAGCAGGCCCTGACCTACTACCAGCAGGCCCTGCCCATCCGACGGGAGGTCGGCGACCGCGCCGGCGAAGCCACCACCCTCAACAACATCGGCCACGTGTACGACGGGCTCGGGGATCGGCAGCAGGCCCTGACCTACTACCACCAGGCCCTGCCCACCCTGCGGGAGCTCGGCGACCGCGCCCGCGAAGCCGCCACCCTCACCAACATTGGCAACGTGTACGACGGGCTCGGGGACCGGCAGCAGGCCCTGACCTACTACCACCAGGCCCTGCCCATCCAGCGGGAGGTCGGCGACCGCGCCGGCGAAGCCGCCACCCTCAACAACATCGGCCACGTGTACGACGGGCTCGGGGACCGGCAGCAGGCCCTGACCTACTACCACCAGGCCCTGCCCATCCAGCGGGAGGTCGGCGACCGCGCCGGCGAAGCCACCACCCGGTACAACATCGCGACGATCCACCGGGCGGAGGGAAATCTCGACAGGGCAATCAGCCAGCTCGAACTCGTCATCGATCTCGACCGCCAAATCGGCCACTCGGACCTCGCATCCGACACCGCCACGCTCGAACAGATACGCCAAGAACGAGAAAAAACCCGGAAAACGAAATTGTCACCTCACCCACTCGACTGA
- a CDS encoding CHAT domain-containing protein — protein sequence MRVETIVGELKTVELEIFEQTPDYAELRLSTGEGRPKTRGVVKAAVGDLIGMVERDYGQHAVAPEVFGSPQLRDLGTSLATFLDGDDRWLTPVLDRPHGTTLRITTAGRLRHLPWELLAADGSYLTVAGHAPLLPVRTVGTNTALKAPVTVGNRPLRVLFMATSPEGVEPVLNYEAEEAAILAATSRTGTDLVVEESGTLDGLRFLSRDHGAGYFDVLHLSGHATISRNGQPVFLVEDEFGGRAYATADQIAQAMAGYWPRLVFVSGCLTGNAPDAGSFPSMSESLVRAGAPAVLGWALPVGDVSATEFAAELYRSLADGVSLDRAIVEARRHLYQRKHGNWHLLRVYADRSPLAAMVTPLHTKGRARIHIRPADQEFLDPQTQLSRVAARATFVGRRRVIQRCLHTLKQPPGSHGTVQALVLHGMGGLGKSSLGSRLLERMPTHQRAVWYGRVDLTRFRELTTKITFPAMEQHIEATKLLDNDQAPLLVRLRHLLHVDGPLGQTPCLFVFDDFEEGNLDERDGTHVLSAEMADILPALLTAIRDTGSSSRVIITSRYRFPPPAATTVAVESLETLTDVEQTKKIWNLPNLRPSSPIDPDIRNRAIAASAGNPRLLDWLDLIVADTSLDIDGLITAIENEADRFRRETILAKNLLSSQTPDLQKMLAKINLVELPIPAQTVKAVHNHPNAAGHLERAVQLGLIEQGTDPETHKPRYYVSNVLRPLIRPLLTDDEYTHACAAAARSLHKLWLTDPTSPKPAS from the coding sequence ATGAGGGTGGAGACCATTGTGGGTGAGTTGAAGACGGTTGAGTTGGAGATCTTCGAGCAGACTCCCGACTACGCCGAACTGCGCCTGTCGACCGGTGAGGGTCGGCCGAAGACCCGGGGTGTGGTCAAGGCGGCTGTCGGGGACCTGATCGGGATGGTGGAACGCGACTATGGCCAGCATGCGGTCGCTCCGGAGGTGTTCGGTTCACCGCAGCTACGCGATCTCGGTACAAGTCTGGCTACCTTCCTCGACGGTGATGACCGGTGGCTGACCCCGGTCTTGGACCGCCCTCATGGCACGACGCTGCGGATCACGACCGCGGGACGGCTACGGCACCTGCCCTGGGAGCTGCTCGCCGCAGACGGCTCGTATCTGACCGTGGCCGGCCACGCGCCGCTGCTACCGGTGCGGACTGTTGGCACCAACACGGCCCTCAAGGCTCCGGTCACGGTCGGGAACCGGCCGCTGCGGGTGTTGTTCATGGCCACGTCCCCGGAGGGCGTCGAGCCCGTGCTCAACTACGAGGCGGAGGAGGCGGCCATCCTGGCTGCTACCTCCCGAACCGGCACCGACCTGGTGGTCGAGGAAAGCGGCACCCTGGACGGGCTTCGCTTCCTCAGCCGCGACCACGGCGCGGGATACTTCGACGTGCTGCATCTGAGCGGACACGCCACCATCAGCCGGAACGGCCAACCTGTCTTCCTGGTGGAGGACGAGTTCGGTGGGCGTGCCTACGCCACCGCTGACCAGATCGCCCAAGCGATGGCCGGGTACTGGCCCCGCCTGGTCTTCGTCTCCGGGTGCCTCACCGGCAACGCCCCCGACGCCGGGTCGTTCCCCTCGATGAGCGAAAGCCTGGTCCGCGCCGGGGCCCCCGCCGTGTTGGGGTGGGCGCTGCCGGTCGGCGATGTCTCCGCGACCGAGTTCGCCGCCGAGCTGTACCGGTCGCTGGCTGATGGGGTGTCCCTCGACCGGGCCATTGTCGAAGCCCGCCGACACCTGTACCAGCGCAAGCACGGCAACTGGCACCTGCTACGCGTCTACGCCGACCGATCCCCACTCGCCGCCATGGTCACGCCCCTGCACACCAAGGGACGCGCACGTATCCACATCCGGCCAGCCGACCAGGAATTCCTGGACCCGCAGACCCAACTGTCCCGGGTCGCCGCCCGCGCCACCTTCGTCGGACGACGGCGCGTCATCCAACGCTGCCTACACACCCTCAAACAACCCCCCGGCAGCCATGGCACGGTGCAGGCCCTTGTCCTGCACGGCATGGGTGGCCTCGGCAAGAGCAGCCTCGGCTCCCGGCTACTGGAACGCATGCCCACCCACCAGCGTGCCGTCTGGTACGGCCGCGTCGACCTGACCCGGTTCCGGGAACTCACCACCAAGATCACCTTCCCCGCCATGGAGCAGCACATCGAGGCAACCAAACTGCTCGACAACGACCAAGCCCCCCTCCTGGTCCGCCTGCGTCATCTGCTCCACGTCGACGGACCCCTCGGGCAGACCCCGTGCCTGTTCGTGTTCGACGACTTCGAGGAAGGCAACCTCGACGAACGCGACGGCACCCATGTGCTCTCCGCAGAGATGGCCGACATCCTCCCGGCGCTACTCACCGCCATCCGCGACACCGGCAGCTCCAGCCGGGTCATCATCACCAGCCGCTACCGATTCCCCCCACCCGCCGCGACCACCGTCGCCGTCGAGTCACTGGAAACCCTCACCGACGTCGAACAGACCAAGAAAATCTGGAACCTGCCGAACCTGCGCCCCAGTTCCCCCATCGACCCCGACATACGAAATCGCGCCATCGCGGCCTCGGCCGGCAACCCCCGCCTCCTCGACTGGCTCGACCTAATCGTCGCAGACACCAGCCTCGACATCGATGGCCTCATCACCGCCATCGAAAACGAAGCCGACCGATTCCGCCGCGAAACCATCCTCGCGAAGAACCTCCTCAGCTCCCAAACCCCCGACCTGCAAAAGATGCTCGCCAAGATCAACCTCGTCGAACTACCCATCCCCGCGCAGACCGTCAAAGCCGTCCACAACCACCCCAACGCCGCCGGCCACCTCGAACGCGCCGTCCAACTCGGCCTGATCGAACAAGGCACCGACCCCGAAACCCACAAACCCCGCTACTACGTCTCCAACGTCCTACGCCCCCTCATCCGCCCCCTACTCACCGACGACGAATACACCCACGCCTGCGCCGCCGCCGCGCGATCCCTCCACAAACTCTGGCTCACCGACCCCACCAGCCCGAAGCCCGCGTCATGA